A genome region from Streptomyces antimycoticus includes the following:
- a CDS encoding Zn-ribbon domain-containing OB-fold protein, with the protein MSPTRVPVVDGWFSSEGGEFRLLGTCCRGCGAVYFPREDVFCRAPGCAGTELTEMPLSRRGRVWSYTDGRYRPPAPFPSGPEGEWRPYTLIAVELAAERMVVLGQGAPGVTVADLAVGMEVEVVPGVLGEEGGRTLTTWHWRPVAEEAS; encoded by the coding sequence GTGTCCCCCACGCGTGTGCCCGTGGTCGACGGGTGGTTCAGCTCCGAGGGCGGGGAGTTCCGGCTGCTGGGGACGTGCTGCCGGGGCTGCGGGGCGGTGTACTTCCCGCGGGAGGACGTCTTCTGCCGCGCCCCGGGCTGCGCCGGCACCGAGCTGACGGAGATGCCGCTGTCCCGGCGCGGCCGGGTGTGGTCCTACACCGACGGCCGCTACCGCCCGCCCGCCCCCTTTCCGTCAGGGCCCGAGGGCGAGTGGCGGCCGTACACCCTGATCGCCGTGGAGCTGGCCGCCGAGCGGATGGTGGTGCTGGGGCAGGGCGCCCCCGGGGTGACCGTGGCCGATCTGGCCGTCGGGATGGAGGTCGAGGTGGTGCCCGGGGTGCTGGGCGAGGAGGGCGGGCGCACCCTCACCACCTGGCACTGGCGGCCCGTCGCTGAGGAGGCGTCATGA
- a CDS encoding serine hydrolase domain-containing protein has translation MSAFDKYLHAVIVRATHEAHEDGSATIDAHHLLLSLAADQGSTAQRVLASAGVDHAAVRAALDREFEHSLSLIGVSPATYDLPRPSHASRQPRLGASARLALERSFASARKKDLGSAHLLLGILQAHIGTVPRALALAGIDQTELADHVRQTLRARPDAESAKAVGSQSESETTSSSEGYEAIQRLLQQAVTRGGLPGILAEVRDGDRQWFGTAGVADTRTGRERSQQDRFRIGSISKTFVATVVLQLAAEGRLSLADTAEQWLPGVVHGHHHDGAGVNIRMLLNHTSGIFNYTDDQEALNRSESHTPESLVRIAVSHPPAFAPGSGWAYSNTNYVLAGLIIERATGRALAEEITARISRPLGLTGTYLPHGSDPTIHGPHSRHYTKLFRSDPGALVHDATELDAAMFWAAGGMISTAGDLNRFFGALLGGRILPPDQQRDMFTTVPTRDWISNAAYGLGVSSVTLPCRKTVWGMGGALFGSWSYSYGARDGEQMVTANVNGDWSDGGWDDPIGIFTDLLQAKFCRRSGT, from the coding sequence ATGAGCGCGTTTGACAAGTATCTGCACGCGGTCATCGTGCGGGCGACGCACGAAGCCCACGAGGACGGGTCGGCGACGATCGACGCGCACCATCTCCTGCTGTCGCTCGCCGCCGATCAGGGGTCCACCGCACAGCGGGTCCTGGCCTCGGCCGGGGTCGATCACGCTGCTGTCCGCGCGGCACTGGACCGGGAGTTCGAGCACAGCCTGAGCCTGATCGGAGTGTCTCCGGCCACCTATGACCTTCCCCGGCCGAGCCACGCCTCCCGGCAGCCCAGGTTGGGTGCGTCCGCCAGACTCGCACTGGAGCGGAGCTTCGCCTCCGCTCGCAAGAAGGACCTGGGGTCGGCGCATCTGCTGCTCGGGATCCTGCAGGCTCATATCGGCACCGTGCCACGCGCTCTCGCCTTGGCCGGTATCGATCAGACCGAACTGGCGGACCACGTACGGCAGACGCTCAGAGCCCGACCGGACGCCGAATCAGCCAAGGCTGTCGGCTCCCAATCCGAGTCCGAGACGACCTCAAGCTCCGAGGGCTACGAGGCGATCCAGCGATTACTTCAGCAAGCCGTGACCCGAGGCGGCCTTCCCGGCATTCTCGCTGAGGTTCGCGACGGCGACCGGCAGTGGTTCGGGACCGCGGGAGTGGCCGACACCCGCACCGGCCGCGAGCGCTCACAGCAGGACCGGTTCCGGATCGGCAGCATCAGTAAGACGTTCGTGGCCACCGTTGTGCTGCAGCTGGCGGCCGAAGGCAGGCTGAGCCTGGCTGACACCGCGGAACAGTGGCTGCCCGGCGTGGTCCACGGCCACCACCACGACGGTGCCGGCGTGAACATCAGGATGCTGCTCAACCACACCAGCGGGATCTTCAACTACACCGATGACCAGGAAGCGCTGAACCGTTCCGAGTCTCACACCCCCGAGTCACTGGTGCGGATCGCCGTATCCCATCCGCCCGCCTTCGCACCGGGTTCGGGCTGGGCGTACTCCAACACCAACTACGTCCTCGCGGGCCTGATCATCGAACGGGCCACCGGCCGCGCGCTCGCCGAGGAGATCACAGCGCGGATATCCCGCCCACTCGGCCTGACGGGGACGTACCTGCCGCACGGCAGCGACCCGACGATCCACGGGCCACACTCCCGGCACTACACAAAGCTGTTCCGGTCCGACCCCGGCGCGCTGGTCCACGACGCGACCGAGCTCGATGCAGCCATGTTCTGGGCAGCCGGCGGCATGATCTCCACCGCCGGTGACCTCAACCGGTTCTTCGGCGCCCTGCTGGGGGGCCGGATACTGCCACCGGACCAGCAACGCGACATGTTCACCACCGTGCCCACCCGCGACTGGATCTCCAACGCCGCCTACGGCCTGGGCGTTTCCTCAGTGACACTGCCCTGCCGGAAGACGGTCTGGGGCATGGGGGGTGCGCTGTTCGGATCGTGGTCCTACAGCTACGGCGCCCGCGACGGCGAACAGATGGTCACCGCCAACGTCAACGGCGACTGGAGCGATGGCGGTTGGGACGACCCCATCGGTATCTTCACCGATCTACTCCAGGCGAAGTTCTGCCGCCGGAGCGGTACCTGA
- a CDS encoding lipid-transfer protein: MTGEVAVLGAGMHPWGKWGRSFVEYGTKAARAALADAGLQWSAIQSVVGANTVRCGYPGQVSGATFARALGWQGARVTSVYAACASGARAIDTARAQILSGMADTVLVVGSDAAPKGFFAPAGGERPDDPDWLRFRVLGATNPAYFALWARRRMAMYGDTAEDFARVKVKNAAAGAANPYARYRSPVTAEEVAASPVVADPLRLLDICATSDGAAALVLGSMETARRLGMRRPVRIRAVSSVSPSHPRTALDLPDIATDSAPPGSPASDPFRPSIARAAYEEAGLGPEDLSLAEVYDLSTALELEWYEDLGLCGPGEGAKLLREGATALGGRIPVNPSGGLASFGEAVPAQAIAQVCELTQQLRGQAGERQVAGASAGITVNQGLFGHGSSVVAVR, encoded by the coding sequence ATGACCGGTGAGGTGGCGGTGCTCGGCGCCGGGATGCACCCGTGGGGGAAATGGGGCCGCAGCTTCGTGGAGTACGGCACGAAGGCGGCGCGGGCCGCGCTCGCGGACGCCGGACTCCAGTGGTCCGCGATCCAGTCCGTGGTGGGCGCCAACACCGTGCGCTGCGGCTATCCCGGGCAGGTCTCGGGCGCGACCTTCGCCCGGGCGCTGGGCTGGCAGGGCGCCCGGGTCACCAGCGTGTACGCGGCCTGTGCGTCCGGTGCGCGGGCCATCGACACCGCCCGCGCCCAGATCCTGTCCGGTATGGCGGACACGGTTCTGGTGGTGGGCTCCGACGCGGCGCCCAAGGGCTTCTTCGCCCCGGCGGGCGGTGAGCGGCCGGACGATCCGGACTGGCTGCGCTTCCGGGTGCTGGGCGCCACCAACCCCGCCTATTTCGCGCTCTGGGCCCGCCGCAGGATGGCGATGTACGGCGACACGGCCGAGGACTTCGCGCGGGTGAAGGTGAAGAACGCGGCCGCCGGCGCCGCCAATCCCTACGCCCGCTACCGCTCCCCCGTCACCGCCGAGGAGGTCGCCGCGTCCCCGGTGGTCGCCGATCCGCTGCGGCTGCTGGACATCTGCGCGACCTCCGACGGGGCGGCGGCGCTGGTGCTCGGCAGCATGGAGACGGCGCGGCGGCTCGGGATGAGGCGCCCGGTGCGGATCCGCGCCGTCTCATCCGTCTCCCCCAGCCATCCGCGCACCGCGCTGGATCTGCCCGACATCGCCACCGACTCGGCCCCGCCGGGCTCCCCCGCCTCCGATCCGTTCCGGCCCTCCATCGCCCGGGCGGCGTACGAGGAGGCGGGGCTGGGGCCGGAGGATCTGTCGCTGGCCGAGGTGTACGACCTGTCCACCGCCCTGGAGCTGGAGTGGTACGAGGACCTCGGGCTGTGCGGGCCCGGGGAGGGCGCGAAGCTGCTGCGCGAGGGGGCGACGGCGCTGGGCGGGCGGATTCCGGTCAATCCGAGCGGCGGGCTGGCGTCCTTCGGGGAGGCGGTTCCGGCGCAGGCCATCGCCCAGGTATGCGAGCTGACCCAGCAGTTACGCGGGCAGGCGGGCGAGCGGCAGGTGGCGGGGGCGAGCGCCGGAATCACCGTGAACCAGGGGCTGTTCGGGCACGGCTCGTCGGTCGTCGCGGTCCGCTGA
- the glpK gene encoding glycerol kinase GlpK: MPQPTDTYVAAIDQGTTSSRCIIFDRDGAIVAVDQREHRQIFPKPGWVEHDATEIWAKVQAVVAGALAKAGLRADQLTALGITNQRETTVLWDRRTGKPVHNAIVWQDTRTSGLCAELGGEVGQDRFRDTTGLPLASYFSGPKAAWLLDNVPGLRHRAELGEIAFGTIDSWLIWNLTGGTDGGVHVTDVTNAGRTLLMDLRTLQWDTSILAAMGLPEAMLPEIRSSAEVYGTAVGQLAGVPVASALGDQQAAVFGQTCYGVGEAKNTYGTGSFLLLNTGDRPVPSKSGLLTTMGYQLGGERPVYCLEGSIAITGALVQWFRDQLGIIRSADEIEPLAASVDDNGGAYIVPAFSGLFAPYWRSDARGVITGLTRYVTKAHLARAVLESTSWQTREVVDAMYQDSGVRISSLKVDGGMTANGLLMQHQADVLGVPVIRPVVAETTCLGAAYAAGLATGAWQDLDELRAHWKRDTEWTPGMSEEERTREYGNWRMAVERSFGWHKEGQPAEGS, encoded by the coding sequence ATGCCGCAGCCGACGGACACCTACGTCGCCGCGATCGACCAGGGCACCACCTCCAGCCGCTGCATCATCTTCGACCGCGACGGCGCCATCGTCGCCGTCGACCAGCGCGAGCACCGCCAGATCTTTCCCAAGCCCGGCTGGGTCGAGCACGACGCCACCGAGATCTGGGCCAAGGTGCAGGCCGTGGTGGCCGGTGCGCTGGCCAAGGCGGGGCTGCGGGCCGACCAGCTGACCGCGCTGGGCATCACCAACCAGCGCGAGACGACGGTCCTGTGGGACCGCCGCACCGGCAAGCCGGTGCACAACGCGATCGTCTGGCAGGACACCCGCACCTCCGGCCTGTGCGCCGAACTCGGCGGCGAGGTGGGGCAGGACCGCTTCCGGGACACCACCGGGCTGCCGCTCGCCAGCTACTTCTCCGGGCCCAAGGCCGCCTGGCTGCTGGACAACGTCCCCGGGCTGCGCCACCGTGCCGAGCTGGGCGAGATCGCCTTCGGCACCATCGACTCCTGGCTGATCTGGAATCTCACCGGCGGCACCGACGGCGGAGTGCACGTCACCGATGTCACCAACGCCGGACGCACACTGCTGATGGATCTGCGGACCCTCCAGTGGGACACCTCGATCCTGGCCGCCATGGGCCTGCCCGAGGCGATGCTCCCGGAGATCCGCTCCTCCGCCGAGGTGTACGGCACGGCGGTCGGGCAGCTGGCCGGTGTGCCGGTGGCCTCCGCGCTCGGCGATCAGCAGGCCGCAGTCTTCGGCCAGACCTGCTACGGCGTCGGCGAGGCCAAGAACACCTATGGCACCGGCAGCTTCCTGCTGCTGAACACCGGTGACCGCCCGGTGCCGTCCAAGAGCGGGCTGCTGACCACGATGGGCTACCAGCTCGGCGGTGAGCGGCCCGTCTACTGCCTGGAGGGATCGATCGCGATCACCGGGGCGCTGGTGCAGTGGTTCCGCGATCAGCTGGGCATCATCCGCTCCGCCGACGAGATCGAGCCGCTCGCCGCGAGCGTGGACGACAACGGCGGGGCGTATATCGTCCCGGCCTTCTCGGGTCTGTTCGCCCCGTACTGGCGCTCGGACGCCCGTGGTGTGATCACCGGCCTCACCCGCTATGTCACCAAGGCGCATCTGGCCCGTGCCGTCCTGGAGTCGACCAGCTGGCAGACGCGCGAGGTGGTCGACGCGATGTACCAGGACTCCGGGGTGCGGATCAGCTCGCTCAAGGTCGACGGCGGAATGACGGCGAACGGCCTGCTGATGCAGCATCAGGCCGATGTGCTGGGCGTTCCGGTGATCCGGCCGGTGGTCGCCGAGACCACCTGTCTGGGCGCGGCGTACGCGGCGGGGCTGGCCACCGGCGCCTGGCAGGACCTCGACGAGCTACGGGCCCACTGGAAGCGGGACACCGAGTGGACCCCGGGGATGTCCGAGGAGGAGAGGACGCGCGAGTACGGCAACTGGCGCATGGCGGTGGAGCGCAGCTTCGGCTGGCACAAGGAAGGGCAGCCGGCCGAGGGCTCCTGA
- a CDS encoding ABC transporter substrate-binding protein, translating into MRKRKMSAWRSAAAICALLLTAAGCGSGNDDDKGGHAPDKLGKGEGKVNIIAWAGYAEDGSNDPKVDWVHPFEKKTGCQVNTKTAGTSDEMVSLMKTGQYDTVSASGDATLRLIASGDAAPVNTKLVPNYKDIFPALKQQPFNSKDGRMYGIPHGRGANLLMYRTDKVTSAPDSWRAVFDDAARYDGHVTAYDSPIYIADAALYLMRAKPSLGIKNPYALDQKQLDAAVALLKKQHKAVGEYWSDYQKEITAFKGGDSVIGTTWQVIANLTQAEKAPVKAVLPKEGATGWSDTWMVSAKAEHPNCAYKWLDWIVSPKVNAQVAEYFGEAPSNRKACAETSAPDHCAIFHADDEKYFKRVHFWTTPIKQCLDGRKDADCTDYAQWTRAWTEVKG; encoded by the coding sequence ATGCGGAAACGGAAGATGTCTGCGTGGAGGTCCGCGGCCGCCATCTGCGCGCTGCTGCTGACCGCCGCCGGATGCGGTTCCGGAAACGACGACGACAAGGGCGGCCACGCACCCGACAAGCTCGGTAAGGGCGAAGGCAAGGTCAACATCATCGCCTGGGCCGGCTACGCCGAGGACGGCTCCAACGACCCCAAGGTCGACTGGGTCCACCCGTTCGAGAAGAAGACCGGCTGCCAGGTGAACACCAAGACGGCCGGCACCTCCGACGAGATGGTCTCGCTGATGAAGACCGGGCAGTACGACACGGTCTCCGCCTCCGGCGACGCCACCCTGCGCCTCATCGCCTCCGGCGACGCGGCCCCCGTCAACACCAAGCTGGTCCCGAACTACAAGGACATCTTCCCGGCCCTCAAACAGCAGCCGTTCAACTCCAAGGACGGCCGGATGTACGGCATTCCGCACGGCCGGGGCGCCAACCTCCTGATGTACCGCACCGACAAGGTCACCTCGGCGCCCGACTCCTGGCGTGCCGTCTTCGACGACGCCGCGCGGTACGACGGCCATGTCACCGCCTACGACTCACCCATCTACATCGCCGACGCCGCGCTCTATCTGATGCGCGCCAAGCCCTCGCTCGGCATCAAGAACCCCTACGCGCTCGACCAGAAGCAACTCGACGCGGCCGTCGCCCTGCTGAAGAAGCAGCACAAGGCGGTGGGGGAGTACTGGAGCGACTACCAGAAGGAGATCACCGCCTTCAAGGGCGGCGACAGCGTCATCGGCACCACCTGGCAGGTCATCGCCAACCTCACCCAGGCCGAGAAGGCGCCCGTCAAGGCGGTGCTCCCCAAGGAGGGCGCCACCGGCTGGTCCGACACCTGGATGGTCTCCGCCAAGGCCGAGCACCCCAACTGCGCCTACAAGTGGCTCGACTGGATCGTCTCGCCCAAGGTCAACGCCCAGGTCGCCGAGTACTTCGGCGAGGCTCCGTCCAACCGTAAGGCGTGCGCCGAGACCTCCGCCCCCGACCACTGCGCGATCTTCCACGCGGACGACGAGAAGTACTTCAAGCGCGTCCACTTCTGGACCACGCCCATCAAGCAGTGCCTTGACGGCCGTAAGGACGCCGACTGCACCGACTACGCCCAGTGGACCAGGGCCTGGACGGAGGTCAAGGGCTGA
- a CDS encoding ABC transporter permease, which produces MPAAPTPGSRLRLTALLAPPLLWLTLAYLGSLAILLLSAFWATDSFTSDVVHTWNTDNFHELLTTPVYRTIALRTLSIAAAVTVVDALLALPMAFFMARVAGGRWRRPLLVAVLTPLWAGYLVKAYAWRVMLGEDGVVGAALAPFGLHGPGYGTTAVVIVLAYLWLPYMILPVYAALERLPERMLEASADLGAGAWRTLRSVVLPAVRPAVLAGSVFTFSLSLGDYLTVQIVGGKTQLLGNVIASQVTLDLPMAAALSAVPVVLIVCYLAAVRRAGALDSL; this is translated from the coding sequence ATGCCCGCCGCGCCCACCCCAGGCTCGCGGCTGCGGCTGACCGCGCTCCTCGCCCCGCCCCTGCTCTGGCTGACCCTGGCCTATCTGGGCTCGCTCGCCATCCTGCTGTTGTCGGCCTTCTGGGCCACCGACTCCTTCACCTCCGATGTCGTCCACACCTGGAACACCGACAACTTCCACGAGCTGCTGACCACCCCCGTCTACCGCACCATCGCCCTGCGCACCCTGTCCATCGCGGCCGCCGTCACCGTCGTCGACGCGCTTCTCGCCCTGCCCATGGCCTTCTTCATGGCGCGGGTCGCGGGCGGGCGCTGGCGGCGGCCGCTGCTGGTCGCCGTCCTCACCCCGCTGTGGGCCGGCTATCTGGTCAAGGCGTACGCCTGGCGGGTCATGCTCGGCGAGGACGGCGTGGTGGGCGCCGCCCTCGCCCCGTTCGGGCTGCACGGACCCGGCTACGGCACCACCGCCGTCGTCATCGTGCTCGCCTACCTCTGGCTGCCCTACATGATCCTGCCGGTGTACGCGGCCCTCGAACGGCTCCCCGAGCGGATGCTGGAAGCCTCCGCCGACCTCGGCGCCGGCGCCTGGCGCACCCTGCGCTCCGTCGTCCTGCCCGCCGTACGCCCCGCCGTGCTCGCCGGATCCGTCTTCACCTTCTCGCTCAGCCTGGGCGACTACCTCACCGTGCAGATCGTCGGCGGCAAGACCCAGCTGCTGGGCAATGTCATCGCCTCGCAGGTCACCCTGGACCTGCCGATGGCCGCCGCGCTCTCCGCCGTACCCGTGGTCCTCATCGTCTGCTATCTGGCCGCCGTACGCCGTGCGGGCGCCCTCGACTCGCTCTAG
- a CDS encoding ABC transporter permease codes for MRISRTARVVLGCITAAGLAIVYVPLLLVLLNSVNTDRSFGWPPSGLTGRWWRAALHSEGARQALLTSLKAGLAATAIALVLGTLAAYAVHRHRFFGRRTVSFLLVLPIALPGIVSGIALNAAFRTVLDPIGIGFGLFTVVVGHATFCVVIVFNNIGARLRRIAPSLAEASADLGARPWQTFRYVTFPAMRSALFAGGLLAFALSFDEIVVTTFTAGPGTRTLPIWIYENLARPHQAPVVNVVAALLILASVIPVYIAQRLSSDTAGGRL; via the coding sequence ATGCGCATCTCGCGCACCGCCCGCGTCGTCCTCGGCTGTATCACCGCGGCCGGCCTCGCGATCGTCTACGTCCCGCTGCTGCTGGTGCTGCTCAACTCCGTCAACACCGACCGCTCCTTCGGCTGGCCGCCCAGCGGCCTGACCGGCCGCTGGTGGCGGGCCGCCCTGCACAGCGAGGGCGCCCGCCAGGCCCTGCTCACCTCGCTCAAGGCCGGACTCGCCGCCACCGCGATCGCCCTGGTGCTCGGCACCCTGGCCGCGTACGCCGTCCACCGCCACCGCTTCTTCGGACGGCGGACCGTGTCCTTCCTGCTCGTCCTGCCCATCGCGCTGCCCGGCATCGTCAGCGGCATCGCCCTCAACGCCGCCTTCCGCACCGTCCTCGACCCGATCGGCATCGGCTTCGGCCTGTTCACGGTGGTCGTCGGGCACGCCACCTTCTGCGTCGTCATCGTCTTCAACAACATCGGCGCCCGGCTGCGCCGTATCGCGCCCTCCCTGGCCGAGGCGTCCGCGGACCTCGGGGCGCGCCCCTGGCAGACCTTCCGGTACGTCACCTTCCCCGCCATGCGCTCGGCGCTCTTCGCGGGCGGGCTACTGGCCTTCGCGCTCTCCTTCGACGAGATCGTCGTCACGACCTTCACCGCCGGGCCCGGCACCCGCACCCTGCCCATCTGGATCTACGAGAACCTGGCCCGCCCCCACCAGGCCCCCGTCGTCAACGTCGTCGCCGCGCTCCTCATCCTGGCGTCCGTGATACCCGTCTACATCGCCCAGCGGCTCTCCTCGGACACCGCGGGAGGACGGCTGTGA
- a CDS encoding MIP/aquaporin family protein has product MSNGDIFTGEVIGTAILILFGAGVCAAVTLNHSKAKASGWIVIAFGWGFGVMAGAYTAAPLSGAHLNPAVTVGVAVDTGDWDKVPLYILGQLIGAVIGAVLAWALYYAQFAANADEKTALPTLGVFSTVPEIRNPVANLVTETIATAALVLPLLAFGKVDGIGVGPVAEGGGTVVLGSGISVLLVAFLVVGIGLSLGGPTGYAINPARDLGPRLAHALLPIPNKGTSDWGYAWVPVVGPLIGAVLAGLVFNAAF; this is encoded by the coding sequence ATGAGCAATGGGGACATCTTCACCGGTGAGGTCATCGGCACCGCGATACTGATTCTCTTCGGGGCGGGCGTCTGTGCCGCCGTCACGCTGAACCACTCCAAGGCCAAGGCGTCGGGGTGGATCGTCATCGCCTTCGGCTGGGGCTTCGGCGTCATGGCCGGCGCCTACACCGCCGCCCCGCTGTCCGGAGCCCATCTGAATCCGGCGGTGACCGTGGGCGTCGCCGTGGACACCGGCGACTGGGACAAGGTGCCGCTCTACATCCTCGGGCAGCTGATCGGCGCCGTGATCGGCGCGGTGCTGGCCTGGGCGCTGTACTACGCGCAGTTCGCCGCCAACGCGGACGAGAAGACCGCCCTTCCCACGCTCGGGGTCTTCTCCACCGTTCCGGAGATCCGGAATCCGGTGGCCAACCTCGTCACCGAGACCATCGCGACGGCCGCGCTGGTGCTGCCGCTGCTCGCGTTCGGCAAGGTCGACGGCATCGGGGTCGGCCCGGTCGCCGAGGGCGGCGGCACCGTGGTCCTCGGCTCGGGCATCTCCGTCCTGCTCGTCGCGTTCCTGGTGGTCGGCATCGGCCTCTCCCTGGGCGGGCCCACCGGCTATGCCATCAACCCGGCGCGCGACCTCGGGCCCCGCCTCGCCCACGCCCTGCTGCCCATCCCCAACAAGGGGACCTCGGACTGGGGTTATGCCTGGGTCCCGGTGGTGGGCCCGCTGATCGGGGCCGTGCTGGCGGGTCTCGTCTTCAACGCAGCCTTCTGA
- a CDS encoding ABC transporter ATP-binding protein, which yields MAETQTQARATTRTGTAVRLEAVTKDFGTVRAVDAVDLTVHEGEFFTLLGPSGSGKTTLLRLIAGFEQPTGGRIELAGDDVTATPPNRRDAHTVFQDYALFPQMSVEQNVAYALTVRGVRKAERLARAREALTTVRLDGFASRRPTELSGGQRQRVALARALVDRPAVLLLDEPLGALDLALRQEMQTELKELQRTTGITFVLVTHDQDEALTMSDRIAVVRDGRIEQTGPPVEVYEHPATAFVAGFVGTTNLLRGEAAIRVVGRPGTYSIRPERILLTDPAEASARQPAEASADGRRTVTGRIADIVHAGAHTRFTIVLPHGDRLTVLRQNLTGLPESARPDGEIGLSWDERDAFPVPS from the coding sequence ATGGCGGAGACTCAGACGCAAGCCCGGGCCACGACGCGGACCGGCACGGCCGTCCGGCTGGAGGCCGTCACCAAGGACTTCGGGACGGTGCGCGCGGTGGACGCCGTCGACCTCACCGTCCACGAGGGCGAGTTCTTCACCCTGCTCGGCCCCTCCGGCTCGGGGAAGACCACTTTGCTGCGTCTGATCGCCGGGTTCGAACAGCCCACCGGCGGCCGTATCGAACTCGCCGGAGACGACGTCACCGCGACTCCCCCCAACCGCCGCGATGCGCACACGGTCTTCCAGGACTACGCGCTCTTCCCGCAGATGAGCGTCGAGCAGAACGTGGCCTACGCCCTGACCGTGCGCGGCGTCCGCAAGGCCGAGCGGCTCGCCCGCGCCCGCGAGGCGCTGACCACCGTACGGCTGGACGGCTTCGCCTCCCGCCGCCCCACCGAGCTCTCCGGCGGCCAGCGCCAGCGCGTCGCCCTCGCCCGCGCGCTCGTCGACCGGCCCGCCGTGCTGCTGCTCGACGAACCGCTCGGCGCGCTCGACCTGGCGCTCCGGCAGGAGATGCAGACCGAACTCAAGGAACTCCAGCGCACCACCGGCATCACCTTCGTCCTGGTCACCCACGACCAGGACGAGGCGCTGACCATGAGCGACCGCATCGCCGTGGTCCGCGACGGCCGCATCGAACAGACCGGTCCGCCGGTCGAGGTGTACGAACATCCCGCCACCGCCTTCGTCGCCGGCTTCGTCGGCACCACCAACCTGCTGCGCGGCGAGGCCGCGATCCGCGTCGTGGGCCGCCCCGGCACCTACTCCATCCGGCCCGAGCGGATCCTGCTCACCGACCCCGCCGAAGCGTCCGCCCGGCAGCCCGCCGAAGCGTCCGCCGACGGTCGCCGGACCGTCACGGGGCGCATCGCCGATATCGTGCACGCCGGGGCGCACACCCGCTTCACCATCGTGCTTCCGCACGGCGACCGGCTCACCGTCCTCCGCCAGAACCTCACCGGACTCCCCGAATCCGCCCGCCCGGACGGCGAGATCGGGCTTTCCTGGGACGAGCGGGACGCCTTCCCCGTACCGAGTTGA
- a CDS encoding M15 family metallopeptidase, which yields MPRLAVALRALALPVAALLAVAPSAPAQAKPEPKAPKEFVALSDVDPTILQEIRYFTPHNFTGEPVDGYRRPMCILTRPAAVALHRAQRQLLRRGYTLKVYDCYRPQRAVNDFVEWAKDLGDQRMKGEFYPEVDKTRLFEDGYIAEKSGHSRGSTMDLTIVRLPALPTRPYVPGEKLVPCYAAKKDRFPDNSVDMGTGYDCFDTLSHTLDPRIKGVQRANRLLLKGTLEKLGFVNLAEEWWHYTYQPELFPDTYFDFPVSRRSLTG from the coding sequence ATGCCAAGACTCGCCGTCGCGCTGCGTGCGCTCGCCCTGCCCGTTGCCGCTCTGCTGGCCGTCGCCCCGTCCGCTCCGGCGCAGGCGAAGCCGGAGCCGAAGGCTCCGAAGGAGTTCGTGGCCCTCAGCGACGTCGATCCGACGATCCTGCAGGAGATCCGCTACTTCACGCCGCACAACTTCACCGGCGAACCGGTGGACGGCTACCGCCGGCCGATGTGCATCCTGACCCGCCCGGCCGCCGTGGCGCTGCACCGGGCGCAGCGGCAACTCCTGCGGCGCGGCTACACGTTGAAGGTGTACGACTGCTATCGGCCGCAGCGCGCGGTGAACGACTTCGTGGAGTGGGCCAAGGACCTCGGCGACCAGCGGATGAAGGGCGAGTTCTATCCGGAGGTCGACAAGACCCGGCTGTTCGAGGACGGCTATATCGCGGAGAAGTCGGGGCACAGCCGGGGCAGCACCATGGACCTGACGATCGTGCGGCTGCCCGCGCTGCCCACCCGGCCCTATGTGCCGGGCGAGAAGCTGGTGCCGTGCTACGCGGCCAAGAAGGACCGCTTCCCGGACAACTCGGTGGACATGGGGACCGGGTACGACTGCTTCGACACGCTCTCGCATACGCTCGATCCGCGGATCAAGGGCGTGCAGCGGGCCAACCGGCTGCTGCTCAAGGGGACGTTGGAGAAGCTCGGTTTCGTCAATCTGGCCGAGGAGTGGTGGCACTACACGTACCAGCCGGAGCTGTTCCCGGACACCTACTTCGACTTTCCGGTCTCGCGCCGCTCGCTGACCGGCTGA